The Brachypodium distachyon strain Bd21 chromosome 4, Brachypodium_distachyon_v3.0, whole genome shotgun sequence nucleotide sequence TCTGTAAACCGTCAAAcccaaaaccttttttttttcttatcttgCTCTGTGCTTCTGTAACCAGTGCTGTTccatcaaaagaaaatatgatgCATGTAGTGTAGTGGCAAGTAGTACTGTTTGTTAAAAATTCTCCCTTGGAGGCGCTTTAGCTTACACATTCGACTGCCCGCGTGTATTTCTTGCAGCGAAGAACCTTGTCCTTGCGGGCGTCAAGTCTGTGACTCTGCACGACGAAGGCGACGTGGAGCTGTGGGACCTGTCGAGCAACTTCTTCCTCTCGGAGAAGGATGTCGGCCACAACCGTGCGCAAGCCTGTGTTCAGAAGCTGCAAGAGCTCAACAATGCGGTTATCATCTCTACTTTAAGCGGTGATTTGACCAAGGAACAGCTTTCTAATTTCCAGGTATTTGAGCAACAAGTTCATGTGTGTGGTCTCTTTTCCTCCTGTTTCTTTCTGGCCTACTTTCGTGTGTCTTCCATTTAACGTTGGTACTACGCCTCTACTTTCTGTCCATGTGAGTTGTAACAATAGACTGTATTATCTTTTGTTGGCTTTCCGTATGGAAATTCTGTTCCAGTATTTGTAAAGGAACAGAATTTCAAAAGAGGCGATGCTAAAGTTTAAGGTTTTAGCAAATGTATGCCTGAATATAGGTAATTAAGTGAACAAATATAATATTTCTTGATATATATAcactccttccttccttcctgcTAGCATGACCTTCAAAGAGTTCTGTTGTTTGCCCAACCTAATTGAAGTTTCAAATCCGTATTCTTGCTTTCAGCcttgacttttttttccattctgTTTATTGCACACTAGTTTACATGATTTTGGCTTTTGAGGAGGATTAGATGATATATGTATATGGTATGCTTCTCTATTATACTTGTAAACTTGTCATCCCTTCTTCTCAGAATAATGAGATTCCTTTTGAACTTGCAGGCTGTTGTCTTTACTGATATTACCTTAGAAAAGGCAGTAGAATTTGATGATTACTGCCACAGCCATCAGCCACCTATTGCTTTCATCAAGTCTGAAGTCCGTGGTCTTTTTGGAAGTGTCTTTTGTGATTTTGGTCCTGAGTTCACTGTTTTGGATGTCGACGGAGAGGAACCACATACAGGAATTGTGGCGTCGATCAGTAATGACAACCCTGCACTTGTCTCCTGTGTTGATGATGAGCGGCTGGAGTTCCAGGATGGTGATTTAGTTGTGTTCTCTGAAGTACACGGAATGACTGAGCTGAACGATGGAAAACCAAGAAAGATTAAGAATGCAAGACCTTACTCATTTACTCTGGAAGAAGATACATCCTCATTTGGCTCATACGCCAGAGGTGGTATTGTCACACAGGTCAAGCCACCAAAGGTTCTTAAATTCAAACCCTTGAAAGCAGCTATAGAAGAACCAGGGGAATTTCTCATGAGTGATTTCTCCAAGTTTGACCGCCCACCTCTTTTGCATTTGGCTTTCCAAGCTTTGGATAAGTTTAGGAGTGAATTGAGGAGATTCCCTATTGCTGGGTCTACTGATGATGTGCAAAGGCTGATAGATTTTGCTGTTAGTATTAATGAAACTCTTGGGGATGGAAAACTCGAAGCAATTGACAAAAAGCTTCTGCACCATTTTGCAAGTGGTTCCAGGGCTGTTCTGAACCCTATGGCTGCAATGTTTGGTGGTATTGTAGGTCAGGAGGTTGTGAAAGCATGCTCCGGGAAATTCCATCCACTTTATCAGGTTAGTGGCTTTTGCTATTACTTTTATTAAATATATATGtcattctattttttttcagaaatttcTAACATCAGTTGTCTTGATTTTGCAGTTCTTCTATTTTGATTCTGTTGAGTCTCTCCCTGTTGAGCCCTTGGAGCCTGCTGATCTTAAGCCACAGAACACCAGATATGATGCACAAATCAGTGTGTTTGGAGCTAAGCTTCAAAACAAACTGGAACAGGCAAAAATCTTTATGGTCGGCTCTGGGGCACTCGGATGTGAATTCTTGAAGAATCTGGCACTAATGGGCATTTCTTGTGATCAGACTGGGAATCTGACTGTGACAGATGATGATGTTATTGAAAAGAGCAATCTCAGTCGCCAATTTCTTTTCCGTGACTGGAACATTGGGCAACCCAAGTCGACAgttgctgctactgctgctatGGCAATTAATTCTAAGCTTCATGTCGAAGCCCTTCAGAACAGAGCAAGTCCTGAGACTGAAAATGTGTTTAATGATGCCTTTTGGGAAAACCTTGATGCTGTTGTCAACGCCCTTGACAATGTAACTGCACGAATGTATATAGACTCCAGATGTGTATATTTCCAGAAGCCACTTTTGGAGTCTGGAACTCTTGGTGCTAAATGCAATACGCAGATGGTCATACCTCACCTGACAGAGAACTATGGAGCGTCAAGAGATCCACCTGAAAAGCAGGCGCCTATGTGCACTGTACATTCGTTTCCTCATAACATTGATCACTGCCTGACCTGGGCCAGGTCTGAATTTGAGGGTTTACTTGAGAAGACTCCCACTGAAGTAAATGGTTTCCTGTCAAATCCTAGTGCATATGTAGCTGCAGCAAGAACTGCTGGTGATGCACAGGCTAGAGATCAGCTCGAGCGTGTTATTGAGTGCCTCCATAATGACAAGTGCGAGACGTTCCAAGACTGTATTACCTGGGCCCGGCTTAAGTAAGCTTTAACGCCGCGCTCATCCCTGCCTTGTCTTTCTGTACACTTGTAACTGAATATGTGCTTACTCACCGTACTGTTTTGTTATTGTTGTGTATCTTAAGGTTTGAGGACTATTTCTCCAACCGTGTGAAGCAGCTGACATTTACATTCCCAGAAGACGCAATGACCAGCTCTGGTGCTCCTTTCTGGTCTGCACCAAAGCGGTTCCCACGACCTCTGAAGTTCTCGTCCTCCGATCCTAGTCAGCTTAACTTTATTTTGGCTGCTTCCATATTAAGGGCAGAGACATTTGGAATACCCATACCTGACTGGGCTAAAACCCCAAACAAAGTTGCTGCTGAAGCTGTCGACAAGGTGATTGTTCCTGAATTCCAACCAAAACAGGGGGTCAAGATAGTTACAGATGAGAAGGCTACTAGTATATCATCTGCATCTGTTGATGATGCTGCTGTCATTGAAGAGCTTATTGCGAAGCTAGAAGAAATTTCTAAAACACTGCCACCAGGGTTTCATATGAACCCAATACAGTTTGAGAAGGTCAGCACATCCTATTAAATTAAACATTTCTAGCCCAGTTATCCTGCAGTTAGATACCAAGAATTGATGCTAAATgcctggttttttttttggaaacacACGTGCCTGATTTGTTGTAGCTTTTCCTTGGGTAGGCAGTTGTCTATCTCTAGAATAAACACTAGTGTATCCAAGAGTTCCATCGAAGTTTGAAAATTACTGAGATGCATATCTGTATGTGCAGGACGATGACACCAATTTTCATATGGACGTGATAGCTGGATTTGCTAACATGAGGGCAAGGAATTACAGCATTCCTgaagtggacaagctgaaGGCCAAGTTTATAGCCGGCAGGATCATCCCTGCCATTGCCACCTCAACTGCGATGGCCACTGGCTTCGTCTGCCTAGAGCTTTACAAGGTCCTCGCGGGCGGGCACAAGGTTGAAGACTACCGGAACACGTTTGCAAACCTCGCCATCCCCCTGTTCTCCATCGCGGAGCCAGTCCCACCCAAGACCATCAAGCACCAAGACCTGTCGTGGACGGTCTGGGACCGGTGGACCGTAACCGGCAACATCACGCTTCGAGAGCTCCTTGAGTGGCTCAAGCAGAAGGGTTTGAACGCGTACAGCATATCGTGCGGCACCTCGCTGCTATACAACTCCATGTTCCCCAGGCACAAGGAGCGGCTGGACAGGAAGGTGGTGGACGTCGCCAGGGAGGTGGCCAAGATGGAGGTGCCCTCGTACCGGCGCCATCTCGACGTTGTGGTGGCCTGCGAGGACGATGACGACAACGACGTCGACATCCCACTCGTGTCGGTCTACTTCCGCTGAAGCCCTCCTCCCTTTTCAGTGTTGGCATGAATCTTTCTATATGAGCTCCATTAGTGAGATCAGGAAACTGATTGTTTTCCTTTGTACAATCATCTGGATAGAACTCAGTTCAGGTCTCCGGGAGATTTGTTATTAGACTTTGATATCATACCCCTTCTATAATTGATGATGCATTGGAATGAGTCGTCTGTTTAGCTTAATTGTCTACTCATAGCTTGATAATTGCTGCAATATGATACGGAGTATTATACATGCACTTGAGATGTATGAAATCATGGTTGGTACTCCATGTGCGGTGCAAACAAAAAAGCAGCAGATATAGCCCTACAGTCAGGAGGTCCTAAATGTAAAAGAACGAAAAAGCAGGGGTGTTGCGAGAATCGAACTCGCGACCTCTCGCACCCGAAGCGAGAATCATACCACTAGACCAAACACCCGTTTCGACTTCAGACATCAACTAAACGTTTAAGTTAGTTATTAACAGTCTCCAAAGAACATATATTGGAACATTGAACTGTTAAAGAACACTAGACAGGGATGAAAATGTCTGTGTCCAGATAATCAGGATTACAAGGTCCTGGAGCTGTAGAGAGCAGCACACTGACCGCATGCTTCATCGACGGTCGCCGTGATGGGTTAGGTGCTAAGCACTGAACTGCGACCATTGTAAACTTCAATATTTCAGTTGCAGTTTCAGATTCAGGAAGTGGAAGCCTGGTGTCCAACAGATCTTTGAGTGATGTGCTTTTCCTGGCCCCTGATGATAGGAGGGAAGAAAGAAGATCGCCCGGATGATGCCCCATGAAACACTCTAGCACGAGCACGCCGAAGCTGTAGACGTCGCACTTCTCCGTCACCCTTGTTGTGTATGCGAGCTCTGCTATGCCGATATCGAGTAGTTAATTTTGATAATCAAGATCaatggcaatgtagatcgatCGTACAGACTAAAGACATGAACAGTGTGGctcatgaaaaaataaatgtaaaCCAACAAAGATAAAATTTTACCTGGAGCAAGGTATCCTTTTGTCCCAGCAAGCATTGTGCAGTTTGAACTATCCCCAGCCAGTACTTTGACTATACCAAAATCCGACACACGAGCTCTAAATTCCAGATCTAGCAATATATTGTTGCTTGTTATATCTCTATGGACCATGGGTGCAAAACAATCATGATGCATGTAAGACAAAGCACGAGAAACATCCATAACGATATTTAACCTCCTTCTCCAATCCAATTCAACCGCACTGTTTTTGGCCTTTAAAGATGCTGCCAAGCTCCCTCTGTCCATGTACTCGTAGACGAGAAATCTGTCATGAGTAGCGGAACAGTACCCAAGCAACTTCACAATGTTGCGATGCCGAATATGCACCAAAGCATCTATTTCACGATTAAATTGCTCATCGTCTTCCATCATATGAATCCTCTTTATTGCAAATATCTCACCTGTTTGTAAATGAGCTCTATAGACCGATCCGTTCGCTCCGGTTCcaatgcaatgagcatggctGAAATTTTCTGTGGCATCAACAATTAGCTTGTACACCTCACCTCCATCAAAATTCGAGACGGCAAACAATTTTGTCTGACGCGGTTCATTTGCACCTTCTGCCTTGAATTTCTCCTTTTTACATTGTAATTTCACTAGTGTTGCGATAAGTACAAAAGCTAGAGTAGCAGGTATTATAGCTAGTAAACTAGCTCTTGACTTCTTCTCTTGTCGACCACTTCCAGTAAGGTCACAAGGGGGTAAACCTTTTGTTGCACCGCAGAGTTGCTTATTATGCATAAACCATCCTATCGGAGCTTCATCAAAGAGCCTACTTTGTGGCACCTTGCCTTCCAATTTGTTGTATGAAACATCCATGGATAAGAGGCTGATCATCCTCTGAAACGATGATGGAATGATTCCATTCAGTGAATTGTGTGAAAGATTCAAGGCTTCGAGCATGTTCAAACCACCTAGCAGACTCGGTATCGCACCCGTAAATGAATTCCCACTTAGATCTAGTAATTGTTGTAGGTTTACCAACATCCCCAGTTCAATGGGAATGCTTCCATTGAATTGATTATAGCTCAACTTCAGAAAGCGAAGCTTCAAACAATGCTGAACTGATCCTTGTATTGGCCCACTTAGGTTGTTTGACGATAAATCCAAATACTCTAAATTGTTTAATGATCCAATTTCTTGTGGTATGCTTCCCTCAAGAAGGTTTTCACTCATGCTCAAATTGAATAGCATCGTCATGTTGCCAATTTCTAGTGGAATACGCCCTTCAAGTTTATTTGACGAAACATCGAGTATCCTCAGCTGAGATAACTTCCCTATGCTTGGTGGTAAGACCCCAGTAATATTGTTGTCTGATACACGTAGCATGGTGAGTTTGTGACAGTCACCCCAGTGATGAGATAATTGACCAAATAGTTTATTTGAACTGACATCAACATACACAAGATCCGGATAAACTCCCATCTCGGAGATATCTGCTTCTAGCTGATTTCTTTCAAGACGAACTCTGAACAGGCTTTTGCAATTTAGCAAGCCTGTTGGCAAGGGGCCAACCAAGTTGTTGTCATGGGCAGTGAAATTCTGCAACCAGCCTCCCGCGCAAAGACCCGATGGCAAGGTACCCGAGAGATTGTTAGAACCGAGTATTAGCTCACCAAGATTCATTAACTTGGCAACTTCTTGAGGGATGGGTCCAGAAAGTTGGTTATAGTGAAGGTACAAGGAAGTTAGCCTAGTCAAATTTCCTAAGGTTTTTGGGATGGGACCAGTTAGTGTATTATTCTCAAGCTCCAATTCCTCTAAGCTAGCTAAATGACCCAATTCAGGAGGGATTAGTCCAGAAAGCTGGTTTTGGTGAAGGTTCAAGGTAGTGAGCTTGGTCAAATTCCTAAAACTGCCTGGGATGGGACCAGAGAGCATGTTGTCACTTAGGACCAACTTTTGTAAGTGCACCAAATTTCCTAAGGCAGGTGGGATGGAGCCTCTTATCTGGttgccgtggagaaggagaacaCGGAGCTCACCGAGAAGCCTGTCGATGCTCGGAGGGATGATCCCGGTAAGCTCGTTGCGCGAGAGGTCGAGGCTCGTCAAGGTCCTCAAGGCCGAGAAGTAGTCGAGCGGCGCCAGCCCTCCGAGCCGCAACCCGGGCAGAGAGACCTTGGTGATCATCCTTGCCATACCACACTGAATGCCATGCCAGCTGCAAGGCGATGATGACATGTTACTCCATGACAGCAGGAAGCTCTGGCTTTGGTTGCTGAGGGTAGCTTTCCAGGATAGGAGagcttctgcttcttctctTCCGGTGTCAATGGCTGGAGCCGCCTCTTTGCCAAAGACAGgtagtgctgctgctgccaccatGGCTAGTAGGATAGCGGCAAGTATTTTGGTGTACATGATGGTCTTGGCTAGCTAGTTCCATGTGAACAAGCTAGATCCATGGAGGAGCACCTTAAATTACATGGAAGAGAGCATAAAGTGGTCTCAGCTTGAGCAACTTTCAGGCTTTACACACCTGAGTAGACTGATGAGGAAAGGTGTGTACAAGTTTTCACAGCCATGGAAAATGGATGGACGATGGCAGCTTGTTAAGCTTCCCCGTTGATCAGCATGCAATTAATTAGCTAAAGGATTGCAAGTTTGACACgcaaatttgatttttttttccaagagAGTCGCTGTTTGTTAAGATTCATGGTGGACCTATAGACGATGTCGTGGTTGAATTAATAGACCCGTATGCAGGATAGTTAAGGTATCTTTACTCGTTATTTCAAGACTATGACTCACGGTTTTTATTTGAATCTTTTGAATTGTTCTGAGACATCTCGAATTATTTCCACGAATAGTTTTTGTTACTTGTGTGTCACTTGACGACACCAGTAAGTCATGGCCACATGCATCTCTATTATTACAACACATGTCTCAAGTCTCGACATATTATAATTTTTTGGTGGGTTATATGTACATAGCCCACAACTTAAGTGATTCTCGTCATATATTTTTGTCGACGAAAACCCATGGGCCATAGTCACTGATGGAGTAAAATTTAATTGCTTAATTATGTCATTTTTCTCGACTATAGCACATGATTTTTGGGGCCTCCGCATGGTTTTTGCCCATGAGACTCGGTTCACAGTCACAAGCCTATTGTTTAGTTCATCTCATACACCTATCTTTCGTGGGCTTATAGCCTATGCTTTCTAGGATGCCGGCATTTTTTCGTTAACAAGATCCATATATAGGTCTCAGTCATATGGGCCTATTGATTGATTTTGGGTCCCaacagtttttttcttcaacaAGGTCTACGGTTCAGTGTCATGACCGATCGATTATAAGATGTGTCAAAACCTCGTAGTTTTGGTCGTTTCATGGGctatgtgacatgatttgtaTCATCACTCCTTCAAGGTTGAATTAAATATCAGTGATGACGACCTGGAAATTACATTGCTCCTATATTTATGTGGCACCATGAGCATATATATGTGGCACTATGACCTGGAAAATGACATGTTGCCTGCATTTTTGTGGTTTTGAattgtaatactccctccgtccctaaAAAATTTTcagtttaaatttgaactaaaaccatgacaagaatttaggaacggaggtagtactaaTTAATTTGGCTAACATTCGATATCATGCTTGTCACAAGATTTCATTTCTTTCCTTCATTTATTCTGAAAACACGGTGGTTGAGTACTATTCCTTAGAGAATAATCTGCAATTATGCAAGGAGATAGAGAAGGAAAGAACCAAAAAAACATCGAAATCCAGGATTGTAAAAGTCCGAGCTAGACAACCATTAATATTTGCACGGCCAAACAGTATATTTCTGGCAGatattcacaaaaaaaaagtatatttCTGGCAGATGTTAAATCTTTAGCTATATGTGAAAGGCTGGAGAATAGGAGTCAAAAAGAAGAATTAATTCTTCTTTCCAAAAAGAACTAACTAACTGTGTACAACATGTACCTAAAAGTGAAAGTGCTGACCAGTTTAATGCGATCACAACATTCAATCAAAAGTTTGGTTAAGTTGTCCCATGGAAACAATCATGCATGAAGTACTACAAAAGAAATGATGGGGCAATAAGTATATGTGTTGCATGTATGGACTGTGAAAAAAAGGAACCGATCCTAGGATGATGAATTCCATTGTACATTCATTCATACATGCTGTTCTCTTTTTCATGTCTTAATCCTTTTGTAGCGATTATAGTATGCATGGCAAAAAGATATGATATAGTCCTAATTATAACACTGCTTGATTTGTATAAGTAAAAACTGATGAATTTCCCACTTAATAGTACCTCTACTTATGACCTATAGCAACTAATTAGTCCTGGACTGCAACTAGACGACCTCCATAGATCTCTTTTTCACACCTACCAGAGAAAGAAAGCTACGCACCAAAAATGCGAGTTAGAGGCCCATCGAATGGATGACTTTTCCAACACTTGAAAAAAccgtagtagtagtagtagtagtggctACTTTTCTTCCAACACTAATAATCaatatagctagctagtactggTACTGTAAAGGTTATGGTTAATTCAGCAATCCTTATTTAATCTCACCTTCTCTAGCTCTGTCTCACCTTTAGTTAATTTGGATCTGTCATTCATAAATCCATGATATGCATCCTTCCAAAAAACcacatgtgtgtgtgtgtgtgtgtgtatatagaCAAATGTGTATGAGCTCATTTTTGTTATCTCTCACACGAAACGCCACGCCAGCTAGCTTCACACACATATGTGTGTGTATCGATTGTCATACAGGTAGATAGATAGAATTCAATGGTGGTGATCTCACCTTTAATTTGGCCTCTTCTCCATCATCCTAGCTCCAAACTGTTTATTACATATTACTGACGACACGATCGATGAGATCGTCGGTCGATGCATCAAGATCAAACCTCAAGCTCAATAAGCTCTCCTCATCAACTCCATCTAGCTAGAGATCCATCTCATATATCTCATATGGCCGGGGAAATTGGCAAGGTGATGGGCAACGATCATGGGAGCTCGGAAGAAGGAAGCAACGACGACGATAGcacggtggaggaggaagaccaCCGGAAGACCAACGGCGACTCGTCGGTGCGCCCCTATGTCCGGTCCAAGAACCCGCGACTCCGGTGGACGCCGGAGCTCCACCACTGCTTCCTGCGCGCCGTCGAAAGGCTCGGCGGACAAGACCGTAAGCAATTCCAGCATCAGCTTCAATGATTCATTCCCATTTTTTATGCATGTTAATTTCTGTCTGTATGTAGATGCAACCCCTAAGCTTGTTCTTCAGTTGATGAACGTGAGAGGGCTTAGCATCGGCCATGTCAAGAGCCATCTCCaggtatgtgtgtgtgtgtgtgtctctatatgtgtgtgtgtgtgtgtgtgtgtacacCTTTAATTAATTGTCACTTATTGGGTTTTTTGCTAATCtttttggttaattaatttCCCCTGGATGTACAATTTGCTAAATTCTTCCATCGATATGATCTTCAGATGTACaggagcaagaagattgaGGACTCGGGCCAGGGTATGTATATAACACATGATACATACTATATAGCTAGTTCATGAATCAAAATTAATCTATCTTGTTCCATGGTGTATATTATGTATTCCTAGCTAGATGCATGGATAATGTGGTAGATGTTGCTTGTGCTTGTGTATGCAGTCATCCTAGGAGGTCACTTGCAACAAGGGGGACAAACCTACAATGTCGCTCATCATGTTCCTTACCATCATCGCCAGAGTACTAGTGCCGGTACCATGCTCTCAAAGTACAACTAATCATCATCTGGTAGATCTTGCCttattatttatttgataTAGTTAATTGGATTTGTATATAATAATACTTAAATTTCTCACTCTACAACTTTACTTATCTGTCAGGAACTTGCAAAATGCATATGATTCAAGTAACAATAGATAGCTTTGTGTTAACTAAATCTGGATAATACATTAATTAGTATCTcccctctctttttcttgagAAACAATATCTCCTTGTATGATTGATGAATGATTAACTAACTAGGTTTGGCACTGCCGCTCCATGGAGGATGAGCAACCATGAACCATTCTGGCTCCCCGGCCACCGTTTCCTTGGATCAAGACCCTACTATTACCCATCATCACTGTCATCTTCGCCATCATCTCATCATGCCGAGGCTCTCCTTCGAACCCGTGCTCATGAACATGTAGCTAGATCAGGAATATCTGCATCCATGATGATTACCCAAGGATCTTGTTCATCAGTAAATGATCAGTACCATGAAAGAAAGCTGCAAGCTGCAATGTCAACGACGGTGCGCATTAGCGATGATCGTAGTAGCCATGGCGCTGATCTTGATCTCAGTCTCTCGCTCGATATTGGTGGGACACGGCGAGagatgaagaggaggagagggtgCATCAGCTGGGGAAAAGAAGACGATGATCAGATGGGTGACGGCAATGAAGAAAAATTAGATCAGAGCACTGCTAATATGCTGTCTCTATCTCTGGTCTCTCCTAGTAGTGCTACTAGTGATCAGCATATGCCAGGTCTAGAAGTGATCGGTGTGGGTAAGAGAGGGAATAAGGAGAGAAATATTGGAAGGAAGGAAAGTAGTCTTGATCTCACCATATGATATGATCAGTTGCACCTTTGGTGATATTTCGTGGTACTTATTCATAAATTATACACATATGTAGAGCAGCTAGCAGAGGAGATATGTACCTATATATGCACAATATACAATACACATATTAATTGAAGACTCattgtatatgcgatatgtcCTTAATTTAACTTGACCTGGTATGTGTTTATCATGATGTCCCCTTGTGCGTCTAAATTAGTAGTACTTCTTGAGATGTGAATTGAAATACATTTGGTAACAAGTCCACATGAAATTAACTTGGTTAGGTATGTGATTGACTACTGTGCAGTACACAgtccatgcatgcacctgTGAACTACTTCTGGCCAGTCTTGATTCTCCATGCATATGCTTTAATTTCCATGGAGAGAGAAGTTGGGTTGAGTTACAAGTCTTTCTTTCAGCTGACCAGGTTACAgaaaatgtatatatataggtcctcctgttaaaaaaaattgtcgcGCGGGTTGCTTCCATCTGTAAATTTTCTCATCAGTTAAGAGCCTGGCCTCTCTTTGGTCTTGTTAGGCAGATTTCTTAGTTTTAGTCCATCAATACTATTGTTCCCTTTGACCAAACTTTTTCGTAAtcgaaaaaaaatcctacCTACTGAATGTACTAGGGGAGGAATCCTCTATTGGGTAGGAGATGAGCCCCAGGAGGGAGAGAAGTGGAGGGGGAAAGAAGTCGATTGCGACCGGCAATGGCAAGTTTGCACTCGCATGAGGCTCCTGATGAGTAATAAGTGCACCGAGGAACATCGTCGGAGGATCGGAGTGCCATAGGAGGAGGATTCGATAGCAGAGGGTCCGAACTATGTGGTACAAATTGTTAAATGGTGCATATACACTAGATTTTATTGGCCAAATTTTGGTTGGAGAAGCAATTAATGGGAAAAAATAACGTGGATAAAAATATGTGGCCCATGCAGGTCTCGAACCTGCGACCTTCGCGTTATTAGCACGACGCTCTAACCAGCTGAGCTAATAGGCCATTTTGACTCAAAAGCGTACCGATAAGTTATTAGTATCTAAATGCACTACCTGCATGATGGCAATCGACTCGTAACTATGAGGAAGGAAAGAAAGTGATGTTTTTCGTTCTATTGAAATCCTGCGTCGAGCCGATCGATACCGGGCCCATCCATCGCATCAAGTATTGCACTTTTCATACGCATTTATTGACGGACCGGTAAACTAGACCCGAAAAGCTCCTATTTGAAAACGAAAGACCCATCACAAAATTATGGCGCAACGCTATGACGAGCGTTCTCACAGGCCGGCACCTCGATGCATCCGTCTCAAGAGTTGTACACCTTACATGTGCTTCAGGCCACAATCTCTCACTTTCTGCTCCTCCATATGTCTCCATCATATAATCGATCTCACCTCTCATGTCTGAGCTAAAAAACCATATTTG carries:
- the LOC100840763 gene encoding ubiquitin-activating enzyme E1 2 — translated: MLPRKRGAAVASEEDPHKKARPAGSAQDDMAMAARPAAEIDEDLHSRQLAVYGRETMKRLFASNVLLSGLQGLGAEIAKNLVLAGVKSVTLHDEGDVELWDLSSNFFLSEKDVGHNRAQACVQKLQELNNAVIISTLSGDLTKEQLSNFQAVVFTDITLEKAVEFDDYCHSHQPPIAFIKSEVRGLFGSVFCDFGPEFTVLDVDGEEPHTGIVASISNDNPALVSCVDDERLEFQDGDLVVFSEVHGMTELNDGKPRKIKNARPYSFTLEEDTSSFGSYARGGIVTQVKPPKVLKFKPLKAAIEEPGEFLMSDFSKFDRPPLLHLAFQALDKFRSELRRFPIAGSTDDVQRLIDFAVSINETLGDGKLEAIDKKLLHHFASGSRAVLNPMAAMFGGIVGQEVVKACSGKFHPLYQFFYFDSVESLPVEPLEPADLKPQNTRYDAQISVFGAKLQNKLEQAKIFMVGSGALGCEFLKNLALMGISCDQTGNLTVTDDDVIEKSNLSRQFLFRDWNIGQPKSTVAATAAMAINSKLHVEALQNRASPETENVFNDAFWENLDAVVNALDNVTARMYIDSRCVYFQKPLLESGTLGAKCNTQMVIPHLTENYGASRDPPEKQAPMCTVHSFPHNIDHCLTWARSEFEGLLEKTPTEVNGFLSNPSAYVAAARTAGDAQARDQLERVIECLHNDKCETFQDCITWARLKFEDYFSNRVKQLTFTFPEDAMTSSGAPFWSAPKRFPRPLKFSSSDPSQLNFILAASILRAETFGIPIPDWAKTPNKVAAEAVDKVIVPEFQPKQGVKIVTDEKATSISSASVDDAAVIEELIAKLEEISKTLPPGFHMNPIQFEKDDDTNFHMDVIAGFANMRARNYSIPEVDKLKAKFIAGRIIPAIATSTAMATGFVCLELYKVLAGGHKVEDYRNTFANLAIPLFSIAEPVPPKTIKHQDLSWTVWDRWTVTGNITLRELLEWLKQKGLNAYSISCGTSLLYNSMFPRHKERLDRKVVDVAREVAKMEVPSYRRHLDVVVACEDDDDNDVDIPLVSVYFR
- the LOC100841067 gene encoding MDIS1-interacting receptor like kinase 2, with protein sequence MYTKILAAILLAMVAAAALPVFGKEAAPAIDTGREEAEALLSWKATLSNQSQSFLLSWSNMSSSPCSWHGIQCGMARMITKVSLPGLRLGGLAPLDYFSALRTLTSLDLSRNELTGIIPPSIDRLLGELRVLLLHGNQIRGSIPPALGNLVHLQKLVLSDNMLSGPIPGSFRNLTKLTTLNLHQNQLSGLIPPELGHLASLEELELENNTLTGPIPKTLGNLTRLTSLYLHYNQLSGPIPQEVAKLMNLGELILGSNNLSGTLPSGLCAGGWLQNFTAHDNNLVGPLPTGLLNCKSLFRVRLERNQLEADISEMGVYPDLVYVDVSSNKLFGQLSHHWGDCHKLTMLRVSDNNITGVLPPSIGKLSQLRILDVSSNKLEGRIPLEIGNMTMLFNLSMSENLLEGSIPQEIGSLNNLEYLDLSSNNLSGPIQGSVQHCLKLRFLKLSYNQFNGSIPIELGMLVNLQQLLDLSGNSFTGAIPSLLGGLNMLEALNLSHNSLNGIIPSSFQRMISLLSMDVSYNKLEGKVPQSRLFDEAPIGWFMHNKQLCGATKGLPPCDLTGSGRQEKKSRASLLAIIPATLAFVLIATLVKLQCKKEKFKAEGANEPRQTKLFAVSNFDGGEVYKLIVDATENFSHAHCIGTGANGSVYRAHLQTGEIFAIKRIHMMEDDEQFNREIDALVHIRHRNIVKLLGYCSATHDRFLVYEYMDRGSLAASLKAKNSAVELDWRRRLNIVMDVSRALSYMHHDCFAPMVHRDITSNNILLDLEFRARVSDFGIVKVLAGDSSNCTMLAGTKGYLAPELAYTTRVTEKCDVYSFGVLVLECFMGHHPGDLLSSLLSSGARKSTSLKDLLDTRLPLPESETATEILKFTMVAVQCLAPNPSRRPSMKHAVSVLLSTAPGPCNPDYLDTDIFIPV